The genomic DNA AAACATTCAGCGGACCAATGCTAGTAAAGATTTGAATCAACTGGTTCGTGAAGGGCGCTTGAAAAAATTATCTGGTCGACCAGTAAAATATGTCGCGCAGGTGGCGTTTCAGCATCGACCATTAACCAAGCCAGTTAAAAGTTATCGGGAAAAATCAATGGATCACTCCACAAAAACTTTTATCGAACCATTGGTTGAACCAGTAGTCACGACAAGTAAAACCCCAGAAGTTGAAGATATTTTCAAAAAAATTATCGGTTCAGCTGGAAGCATGAAAACGCCGGTGGAACAAGCCAAAGCAGCGATTTTATATCCGCCAAAAGGCTTGAATTGTTTAATTACTGGACCAACAGGTTCTGGGAAAACTTATTTTGCTCATGCCATGTTTCAATTTGCGAAGCTGAACCAAATTGTGGCCAAAGAAAAAGAGTTTGTGGTGTTTAACTGTGCAGACTATGCGCATAATCCAGAACTTTTGATGTCGCATTTATTTGGGTATGTAGAAGGGGCCTTCACAGGCGCTACGAAAGCGAAAGAAGGGATTATTGATGAAGCAGATGGCAGCATTCTGTTTTTAGATGAAGTACATCGGTTACCACCCGAAGGACAAGAAATGATTTTTTATTTTATGGATCACGGCGTGTACGCGCGTTTAGGTGAAACAGTGAAATCACATCATGCGGATGTTCGGATTATTTGTGCTACGACGGAGAATCCTACTTCTTCTTTATTGAATACTTTTGTGCGACGCATTCCGATTATCATTCAATTACCGAACTTTAGTGACCGTCCTGCGAAAGAAAAAATTGACCTCCTAAAAGTGATGGTTTCAATGGAAGCAGCGCGGATTCAACGGCGAATCTCTTTGTCAGAAGATGTGGTCAAAGCGTTAATTGGAAGTGTTTCTTATGGAAATGTCGGTCAGCTAAAATCGAATGTGCAACTTGTGACTGCGCGAGGGTTCCTTAATCAGATGGAACAAGAGGAATTAATGATTACGATGGACGAATTAACGGACAATATTAAAGAAGGCATTATGCAACTTGCCAGTAATCGAGAAGTATTGTCGGAGTTATCGAAATATCTGGAACCGCAATTAGTGGTATCACCAAATGAATCTTTAGTAGCTATTCAGTCAGATGCCTATGAATTGCCTTACAATCTATATGAGATTATTGGAGATAAAGCGGCTCTCTTAAAAGCAGACGGCTTGGACCAAGAACTAATTAATAATTTTATTACAACGGATATCAATGTTCATTTAAAATCTTTCTACAAAGATTATGGATTCACCTTTGATACAGAAAATAAATTGGCCGAAATTGTTGACCAACGAATTATTGATGTCACTAAGAAAATTTATAATTTTGCAGCGAAGCGGTTATCGTATTCGTTTCAACCCAATTTTATTTATGCAATGAGTTTACACATTAGTTCTTTCTTGAAACGCATCCAATTAGGTAAAGATCCTAAGCATCCTTTAAATGAAAGTATTCGAAATATGGTTTTAGATTATCCAACAGAGTTTGAAACAGCAAAAGAAATTAA from Enterococcus faecalis includes the following:
- a CDS encoding sigma 54-interacting transcriptional regulator; this encodes MKRIEKIYQYVKEQTKNLTPMTLTSDAGVTTQEISERLNIQRTNASKDLNQLVREGRLKKLSGRPVKYVAQVAFQHRPLTKPVKSYREKSMDHSTKTFIEPLVEPVVTTSKTPEVEDIFKKIIGSAGSMKTPVEQAKAAILYPPKGLNCLITGPTGSGKTYFAHAMFQFAKLNQIVAKEKEFVVFNCADYAHNPELLMSHLFGYVEGAFTGATKAKEGIIDEADGSILFLDEVHRLPPEGQEMIFYFMDHGVYARLGETVKSHHADVRIICATTENPTSSLLNTFVRRIPIIIQLPNFSDRPAKEKIDLLKVMVSMEAARIQRRISLSEDVVKALIGSVSYGNVGQLKSNVQLVTARGFLNQMEQEELMITMDELTDNIKEGIMQLASNREVLSELSKYLEPQLVVSPNESLVAIQSDAYELPYNLYEIIGDKAALLKADGLDQELINNFITTDINVHLKSFYKDYGFTFDTENKLAEIVDQRIIDVTKKIYNFAAKRLSYSFQPNFIYAMSLHISSFLKRIQLGKDPKHPLNESIRNMVLDYPTEFETAKEIKNIIESSYQMEIPESESYYLAVLLISLRENPEAGRIGIVVAAHGNSTASSMVQVVSQLLNVDNLKAVDMPLDMPPKEALRKIVEAVGEVNEENGVLLLVDMGSLSTFSEEIVRQTGIDVRTVDMVTTPIVLEAARKTALIDTQLETLHESLKNFHGYADIRQSETKQIIENWKTRAIIAICASGEGTARRMKELIEEAVLPQIDWHLEVIPLSIVNMKEVLPKIQEDYEIIATTGITNPKIGVPYISMENFFSGEAEKIIQQLLAERKEEVMNKPLDEAAAKEICLKYMEQSFTFINGKKIIDLLWSFAKNIQTQLAMPEEYTFYINLIMHTSGMLERILRNDTLTVSEKELGRLVQEPIYSVIVASIETMEEALNMDVPAEEVYFIAQLVKNAQCIEDKITEIDTLD